One segment of Gilliamella sp. ESL0441 DNA contains the following:
- the cas1e gene encoding type I-E CRISPR-associated endonuclease Cas1e codes for MVYVPLNPIPLKNRTSMIFLQYGQIDVLDGAFVLIDKTGVRTHIPVGSIACIMLEPGTRVSHAAVRLAATVGTLLVWVGEAGVRMYSSGQPGGARSDKLLYQAKLALDDELRLKVVKKMFELRFGEPAPSRRSIEQLRGVEGARVRATYALLAKKYRVKWHGRKYDPKDWQKGDTVNQCISAATSCLYGITEAAVLAAGYAPAIGFVHSGKPLSFVYDIADIIKFDTVVPKAFEIAAKNRADPDREVRIACREIFRSQKTLATLIPLIEEVLSAGGIEPPPPPDDVPPPAIPEPPSLADSGFRSH; via the coding sequence ATGGTGTATGTTCCACTGAATCCTATTCCTTTAAAAAACAGAACATCAATGATCTTCCTACAATATGGACAAATTGATGTTTTAGATGGTGCTTTTGTCTTAATAGATAAAACAGGCGTTAGAACCCACATTCCCGTTGGTTCTATTGCTTGTATTATGCTTGAGCCAGGTACCCGCGTATCACATGCTGCGGTTAGATTAGCCGCAACTGTGGGGACACTGTTAGTCTGGGTAGGTGAGGCTGGCGTCAGAATGTATTCGTCAGGTCAACCTGGGGGTGCCCGTTCGGACAAATTACTTTATCAAGCAAAATTAGCATTGGATGATGAACTTCGTCTAAAAGTTGTCAAAAAAATGTTTGAACTGCGATTTGGTGAGCCGGCTCCTAGCCGACGTTCTATTGAACAATTACGAGGTGTTGAAGGCGCTCGTGTACGTGCAACTTATGCATTACTAGCCAAAAAGTATCGTGTTAAGTGGCATGGACGTAAATATGATCCCAAAGATTGGCAAAAAGGCGATACGGTCAATCAATGTATCAGTGCTGCTACTTCTTGTCTTTATGGTATTACCGAAGCAGCGGTTTTGGCAGCTGGTTATGCACCAGCTATCGGTTTTGTGCATAGCGGAAAACCGCTCTCGTTTGTTTATGATATTGCCGATATTATAAAATTTGATACAGTGGTACCCAAAGCGTTTGAAATTGCTGCTAAAAACAGAGCTGACCCTGATCGTGAAGTGCGCATTGCTTGTCGTGAGATTTTTAGAAGTCAAAAAACATTGGCGACATTAATTCCACTGATTGAAGAGGTATTATCCGCTGGTGGTATTGAACCGCCACCGCCTCCTGATGATGTCCCCCCGCCTGCAATACCAGAACCTCCATCACTTGCCGATAGTGGTTTTAGGAGCCATTAA
- the cas2e gene encoding type I-E CRISPR-associated endoribonuclease Cas2e, whose amino-acid sequence MSMCVVVTENVPPRLRGRLAIWLLEIRAGVYIGDISRPVREMIWQQIIELAEEGNVVLAWATNTESGFDFQTYGTNRRVPVELDGLRLVSFLPIENQ is encoded by the coding sequence ATGAGTATGTGTGTTGTGGTGACTGAAAATGTACCACCTAGATTAAGAGGACGCTTAGCTATTTGGTTATTAGAAATCAGAGCCGGTGTTTACATAGGCGATATTTCCAGACCGGTAAGGGAGATGATTTGGCAACAAATCATCGAGCTTGCTGAAGAAGGTAATGTTGTACTTGCTTGGGCAACCAATACTGAATCTGGATTTGACTTCCAAACTTATGGTACCAACAGAAGAGTGCCGGTAGAACTCGATGGACTCAGGTTGGTCTCTTTTTTACCTATTGAAAATCAATAA